From a region of the Salarias fasciatus chromosome 6, fSalaFa1.1, whole genome shotgun sequence genome:
- the lpar2b gene encoding lysophosphatidic acid receptor 2b: protein MDTSSEDKVGCYFNKSVKFFYEESGKNISDHWRQRDYVIVTLGMTVCFVVIFSNLLVIAAILKNRRFHFPIYYLLGNLALADLFSGVSYLHLMFHTGPWTIRLSKYQWFVRQGLIDTSLTASVLNLLAVAVERHQTIFNKQLLSKMSTRRVFAIMILIWLVAIVMGLVPTMGWHCLCDLPNCSTMAPLYSRSYLVFWAVLNLITFSIMVAVYTRIFVYVRRKSKQMSQHTSQMRYKETVFNLMKTVSMILGLFVICWTPGLVVLLLDGLGCERCQVLKYEKYFLVLAECNSFVNPIIYCFRDTDMRRTFKEILCCLCRRTRRHSGTEVHFTSLDHEKSRSAETAEKTNGSPLIRDGSEDVSASSDRWK, encoded by the exons ATGGATACGTCCTCCGAAGACAAGGTGGGATGCTACTTCAACAAGAGCGTCAAGTTCTTCTATGAGGAGAGCGGCAAGAACATCAGCGACCACTGGCGCCAGCGGGACTACGTCATCGTCACGCTGGGCATGACGGTGTGCTTCGTGGTCATCTTCTCCAACCTCTTGGTCATAGCCGCCATCTTGAAGAACCGGCGCTTTCACTTCCCCATCTACTACCTGCTGGGAAATCTGGCCCTGGCAGACCTCTTTTCAG GTGTTTCCTACCTCCACCTGATGTTCCACACCGGGCCCTGGACCATCAGGCTCTCCAAGTACCAGTGGTTTGTGCGCCAGGGGCTGATCGACACCAGCCTGACGGCCTCCGTGCTCAACCTGCTGGCGGTGGCGGTGGAGCGCCACCAGACCATCTTCAACAAGCAGCTGCTCAGCAAGATGAGCACGCGGCGCGTCTTCGCCATCATGATCCTCATCTGGCTGGTGGCCATCGTCATGGGCCTGGTGCCCACCATGGGCTGGCACTGCCTGTGCGACCTGCCCAACTGCTCCACCATGGCGCCGCTGTACAGCCGCAGCTACCTGGTGTTCTGGGCCGTGCTCAACCTCATCACCTTCTCCATCATGGTGGCCGTCTACACCCGCATCTTCGTCTACGTGAGGCGCAAGAGCAAGCAGATGTCGCAGCACACGTCCCAGATGAGATACAAGGAGACGGTGTTCAACCTGATGAAGACCGTCTCCATGATCCTGG gcctgtTTGTGATCTGCTGGACGCCGGgcctggtggtgctgctgctggacggccTGGGCTGCGAGCGCTGCCAGGTGCTGAAGTACGAGAAGTACTTCCTGGTGCTGGCCGAGTGCAACTCCTTCGTCAACCCCATCATCTACTGCTTCAGGGACACGGACATGAGGAGGACCTTCAAGGAGATCCTGTGCTGCCTGTGCCGGCGGACCCGGCGCCACAGCGGCACCGAGGTCCACTTCACCAGCCTGGACCACGAG aAGTCTCGCTCTGCCGAGACGGCGGAGAAGACCAACGGGTCGCCTCTCATCCGCGACGGCTCGGAGGACGTCTCCGCCTCCTCGGACAGGTGGAAGTGA
- the LOC115389960 gene encoding calmodulin-regulated spectrin-associated protein 3-like has translation MVDSPSEMKKTFSVPEIKPLDQYDLSRAKICASVRWLLSKSYGSAENVPVELRDPLYKDQYEQEHLKPAVSKLLLSPEIYCRVQALLARTHGVSPPASQDSPADNSALLQLLIKKGFTPKVQDVDVTEEDLSKSPIKTNAHLALMDSLMSLAAKETVGQVKMAAEAEQMGVLTPWENALFFWVNRLNQKLRENTDEEEPPKSQTCTDLQPAQDSCQSTRWYWKLVPHAIAFCLKESGNKPQVIRYRKDKVNSKLTPTFPLISAVKDLSNGCAVAAVIHFYCPSLLPLEDVCLKDTMSVTDSLHNLQLIKEFCSSSLQSCCLLAVEDLLYAPPALHLNIMSFVAELLEWFEVKKPDFVQPTQPIDLTDISGFLDCTSPVSGNNHSGSPSYIMKQPFVPISSPVSPENKSWTKKQISRPLSAVTFSIPFGLDSDVDIVMGNPIDSVFRSVSTDSLSTGIPAMTSPVASAGMTRVPYSPPEDLSHLVSASAPSQRSSWGPYAHTAPLGELPTIEEALQVGYMASSKDQKKGRTVEKGGRGATRPEPRLRPEGAPAGFFLHSPQDDNPQLSSSAPCRTGVLFRPVGGEGGDRERQGRGERRERTGRSSDMSRDDDSVLRDGSVDSSEASDDVPRNAPGNMRPNNGRQGNHSTSNSPRMTSFAERRDNRRRQPAAPGEESSAPTPTTPGTPHTPSTPAGAPGRQDSPGPRGPEPGSEAWELGARLEEKRKSIEAQKRRIEAIFAKHRQRLGKTAFLQLQREQGEGGGEGAEDSMTLDERLTRMEEQLKKEEEKEQKEKDGEKDKEQPSVSNPRLEKQVTFSIDSKKEPEKEKGAEKPNETVIVEYNEVVQKLSEALQSLQKDMQKLTEQQQQLMTNQRPKNTPKPAVKATPRGHTKTPPRTPPHTPTKTPPRTPTKTPTRSTSKAWVIPASSNTPPACSPSRRSHVLSSSASPKTVMSSSCPAPRTKIHTSSTPRSPKNHSRLQHQPHPRPSELKFPPLNRVLTPTQNVDTLPHLRRVSPSKCHLQTSSTFRIGGPRTPQEPPQLALQPQPEESTSDTGSSETPTQFSLELDQEDGETVGGLPVLPQPKQDRPRAAGGSSSGAPSECSFESETLSLSAAYSTGGEGGKGGGAGKLCSLINESLSSLGGPEGGSDEPTDEAQEFSSDSMSDHTESAMEAAKETAAEPLDPIERLNLATEENDVPEQRDERQTETSEITREQNEVETRGGIGFFFKEDGHSEDEMAQRRALLLERQQKRTEEIKRRRQWHEQDRENRPASTEKRTASPCNTPPRGTTSPSPTPPATPGRRGEFTRGEYARRQQLRIMDDLDKVLKQKSTNPGRPANKKTRSRPRSMTREETQLSLSPAKGATGGSKLTKIYSHSSLNLAATNEPGSKGSESAKKTQNNRPDSPSKCVTPSRLINQNGDKDSDSGSNGTSPAPEYTGPKLFKEPSFKSNKFIIHNALSRCCLAGKVNETQKNKIVEEMEKSPANHFLILFRDSSCQFRGVYTMNPDSQELVRLTGVGPRTVSSTQVESIYKYSSDRKQFSAIPSKTMGMSVDAFTIPGHLWQGGAGGAGGGGSRRASITKKAVISK, from the exons ATGGTGGACTCTCCCAGCGAGATGAAGAAGACCTTCTCGGTGCCGGAGATCAAACCTCTGGACCAGTACGACCTGAGCCGGGCCAAGATCTGCGCCAGCGTGCGGTGGCTGCTGTCCAAATCCTACGGCTCTGCAG AAAACGTCCCGGTGGAGCTGCGAGACCCGCTGTACAAGGACCAGTATGAACAGGAGCACCTCAAGCCGGCAGTCTCCAAGCTGCTCCTCTCCCCGGAGATCTACTGCCGGGTCCAGGCCCTGCTGGCCCGGACGCATGGCGTCTCCCCGCCGGCGTCGCAGGACTCCCCCGCCGACAACTccgccctgctgcagctcctcatcaAGAAAGGCTTCACCCCAAAGGTGCAGGACGTCGacgtgacggaggaggacctCAGCAAGAGTCCCATCAAAACG AACGCCCACCTCGCCCTCATGGACTCACTGATGTCCCTGGCTGCTAAGGAGACGGTGGGCCAGGTGAAGATGGCGGCCGAGGCCGAGCAGATGGGCGTCCTGACTCCGTGGGAGAACGCTCTGTTCTTCTGGGTCAACAGG TTGAACCAGaagctgagagaaaacacagacgaAGAAGAGCCTCCCAAATCACAGACGTGCACAGACCTGCAGCCGGCTCAGGATTCG TGTCAGTCCACCCGCTGGTACTGGAAGCTAGTCCCC CATGCTATCGCTTTTTGTTTGAAGGAGTCGGGGAATAAGCCGCAAGTG ATCCGCTACAGGAAGGACAAAGTGAACTCGAAGCTGACTCCTACTTTCCCTCTGATTTCTGCGGTCAAAGATCTTTCTAATGGCTGCGCAGTAGCTGCTGTGATACACTTCTACTGCCCGAGCTTGCTGCCTCTGGAGG ACGTGTGTCTGAAGGATACCATGTCTGTGACTGATAGTCTCCACAACTTGCAGCTGATCAAAGAgttttgcagcagcagcctgcagagctgctgcctcctggCTGTGGAAGACCTGCTTTACGCTCCACCAGCTTTGCAC CTGAACATCATGAGCTTCGTGGCCGAGCTGCTGGAGTGGTTTGAAGTCAAGAAGCCTGATTTCGTCCAGCCCACACAGCCCATTGACCTCACAG ATATCTCGGGATTTCTTGACTGTACAAGTCCAGTCAGTGGGAACAATCACAG tggctctcCTTCCTACATCATGAAACAACCTTTTGTGCCCATTTCATCGCCAGTGTcaccag aaaataaaagttggacCAAGAAACAGATCAG TCGTCCTCTGTCAGCAGTGACTTTCAGCATCCCATTTGGCCTGGACAGTGATGTTGACATTGTCATGGGAAATCCAATAGATTCTGTCTTTCGCTCTGTCAGCACTGACAGCCTCAGCACTGGCATCCCTGCAATGACTTCCCCCGTGGCGTCGGCAGGGATGACCCGCGTCCCGTACAGCCCTCCGGAGGACCTCAGTCACCTGGTCAGCGCTTCAGCCCCATCGCAGCGCTCTTCCTGGGGCCCGTATGCACACACGGCGCCGCTAGGAGAGCTGCCAACTATTGAGGAGGCGTTGCAGGTGGGATACATGGCCAGCAGCAAAGACCAGAAGAAGGGACGGACGGTAGAGAAGGGTGGCCGAGGTGCCACCAGGCCAGAGCCCAGGCTGCGTCCTGAGGGAGCTCCTGCAGGTTTctttctgcactctcctcaagaCGATAATCCCCAGCTCAGCAGCTCGGCCCCCTGTCGGACCGGAGTCCTCTTTCGGCCAGttgggggagagggaggggataGAGAGAGGCAAGGgcggggagagaggagggagagaactGGACGGAGCTCGGATATGTCACGGGACGATGACTCTGTCCTTCGAGACGGTAGTGTCGACTCCTCCGAAGCATCAGACGATGTGCCAAGAAACGCCCCTGGAAATATGCGACCTAACAATGGCCGCCAGGGAAACCACAGCACGAGCAACAGTCCACGCATGACGAGCTTTGCCGAACGGCGAGACAACCGTCGAAGACAACCTGCCGCTCCTGGGGAGGAGTCTTCTGCCCCGACCCCAACAACTCCAGGAactccacacactccctccACCCCAGCCGGAGCACCCGGACGCCAAGACAGCCCCGGTCCAAGAGGCCCGGAACCCGGTTctgaggcctgggagctgggaGCTCGTCTCGAAGAGAAACGCAAAAGCATTGAGGCCCAAAAAAGACGCATCGAAGCCATTTTTgccaaacacagacagaggctTGGAAAAACTGCATTCCTTCAGCTGCAAAGAGaacaaggagaaggaggaggagagggagcagaggacagcatgACCCTGGACGAGCGTCTCACTCGCATGGAGGAACAACtgaaaaaggaggaagagaaagaacagAAGGAGAAGGATGGAGAGAAGGACAAAGAGCAGCCCTCAGTTTCCAATCCTCGGTTAGAGAAGCAGGTCACATTCTCCATCGACAGCAAGAAAGAgccagagaaagagaaaggggCAGAGAAACCAAATGAAACGGTCATCGTGGAATACAATGAAGTGGTGCAGAAACTAAGCGAGGCTCTGCAGTCGCTGCAGAAAGACATGCAAAAGCTGACggagcagcaacaacagctcATGACCAACCAAAGACCTAAGAATACACCCAAGCCCGCAGTAAAAGCTACACCTCGAGGTCATACCAAGACGCCACCAAGAACCCCTCCTCACACACCGACAAAGACTCCACCACGAACACCAACGAAGACTCCCACCAGGAGCACCAGCAAGGCTTGGGTGATTCCTGCGAGTTCCAATACTCCTCCGGCTTGTTCCCCCTCCCGGCGTTCTCACGTTCTTTCCTCATCCGCCTCTCCTAAAACCGTCATGTCTTCCTCCTGCCCTGCTCCCCGGACAAAGATTCATACTTCCTCCACTCCCCGCAGCCCCAAAAACCACTCGCGTCTACAGCATCAGCCCCACCCTCGGCCCTCCGAACTCAAGTTTCCGCCCCTTAATCGTGTCTTGACGCCCACTCAGAATGTCGACACGTTGCCCCATTTGAGGCGCGTGTCCCCCAGCAAGTGTCATTTACAGACTTCCTCTACCTTCCGCATCGGTGGACCCAGAACCCCTcaggagcctcctcagctcgcCCTGCAGCCACAGCCGGAGGAGAGCACCTCCGACACAGGCTCCAGTGAGACGCCCACCCAGTTTAGCCTGGAATTAGAtcaggaggatggagagaccGTTGGCGGACTACCAGTCTTGCCGCAGCCAAAACAGGACCGGCCGAGGGCTGCTGGTGGCAGCAGCTCGGGCGCTCCTTCTGAATGTTCCTTTGAAAGTGAGACTTTATCCTTATCTGCTGCGTACAgcacaggaggagaaggagggaaggGTGGAGGTGCAGGGAAGCTCTGCAGCCTCATCAATGAGTCCTTATCGTCACTCGGAGGCCCTGAGGGGGGCAGTGACGAACCAACCGATGAGGCGCAGGAGTTTTCCTCCGATTCCATGAGTGACCACACAGAATCTGCAATGGAAGCAGCCAAGGAAACGGCTGCTGAACCTTTAGATCCAATAGAGCGACTAAATCTGGCAACAGAAGAGAATGACGTGCCAGAACAACGAGACGAAAGACAGACCGAGACTTCGGAAATAACCAGAGAGCAAAATGAAGTGGAAACTAGAGGCGGAATCGGGTTCTTCTTTAAG GAGGATGGGCACAGCGAAGATGAGATGGCTCAGCGTAGAGCGCTGCTTTTGGAAAGGCAGCAGAAAAGAACCGAAGAGATTAAAAGGAGGAGACAGTGGCATGAGcaagacagagaaaacag ACCTGCTTCGACAGAAAAACGAACGGCATCTCCATGCAACACGCCCCCTAGAGGTACGACCTCACCCTCACCCACACCTCCGGCCACCCCAGGGCGCCGCGGAGAGTTCACACGTGGCGAGTACGCTCGACGGCAGCAACTCCGAATCATGGATGACCTGGACAAAGTGCTGAAGCAGAAATCGACCAATCCGGGGCGGCCTGCCAATAAGAAAACCCGCTCTAGGCCTCGCAGCATGACcagggaggaaacacagctCTCTCTGAGCCCTGCCAAGGGAGCAACGG GTGGATCAAAGTTGACAAAGATTTACTCTCACTCCTCACTCAACCTGGCGGCCACCAATGAGCCCGGAAGCAAAGGAAGTGAGTCCGctaagaaaacacagaa CAACCGCCCAGACTCTCCTTCAAAATGTGTGACGCCAAGCAGACTAATCAATCAGAATGGAGATAAGGACTCGGACAGTGGCTCCAATGGAACCTCGCCTGCTCCAGAATACACAG GTCCAAAACTCTTCAAGGAACCAAGCTTCAAGTCTAACAAATTCATTATACACAATGCTCTGTCTCGCTGCTGTCTTGCCGGGAAGGTCAACGAAACACAAAAGAACAAGATAGTTGAG GAGATGGAGAAGAGTCCCGCCAACCacttcctcatcctcttccgGGATTCCAGCTGTCAGTTCAGAGGCGTCTACACCATGAATCCCGACTCCCAGGAGCTGGTGCGGTTGACCGGCGTGGGCCCGCGGACAGTCAGCTCCACCCAGGTCGAGTCCATCTACAAATACAGCTCAGACAGGAAGCAGTTTAGTGCCATCCCCTCCAAAACCATGGGCATGAGCGTGGACGCCTTCACCATCCCCGGCCACCTGTGGCAAGGAGGCGccggaggagcgggaggaggagggagcagaaggGCGAGCATTACAAAGAAGGCAGTCATTTCCAAGTGA